The genomic interval AGTGTTTGCTGACCAATACGACAAATTCCATTTTTAAGGCACAAGTCGATCCACTTTTTACAAGCTAATGCGAAATGGAATCGAAATTTTGCTGCCAGGCAGCGCATGTGTTGCCCACGGCCCCCGAAATGTGCGTGCCATGGGCATAACTGCTGagattttttcctttttggtttttgttagCATTAGATAAACAATTTTACATATTGTACATCTGAGTGTTGAATTTTTCCATCAATAATTAGCACAGAGATAAGAAGATATTTAAGCAACAgtgccaacaaaaaaaaacacctaaaactatatataaaattgaatgaaaacgaaattgtACCTTGAGAAAgtctaaaaaaaaactacttacGGCGGTAGCACCCAATGCGAACCAACCGATCGATAAAAAGTCGAACAATGAGAAAGAGTACCCCTCTGTCAACGTTTAAGGCCGAATATTCTATAGCTACCTAGTTGTGTTTTGCACATTTTGTAAACTTTACAACACGATGAAGGAAACCGAATATCTTAATAAACGACAGCCCCGCAGCGTTATATATAATGATATATATACTCATACAGGATACATACTAATAAAACCGTTTTTAAAACCCGTGAAACtttagtattatttttaaacttttatttcaaacAATGAGTAAATTAGTCCTCTAATGAAACACAACGacttttgtttgttagttATTAGTGGCTTTTAAAAGCTTTATCCTGGGTGGTTTTGTTGGTGTTTCTATATTTTTGGGCAAGCATCTCAGTTAAGTTAGCTTCCGAATGGATCTAAAATATCAATTATCGCAGTTTTCGTTACGTTAACgatcatatttaaaaataataaataacgtGAACACTGTTTgggacatacatatatgaacaTTAATACCCATTAAGTGCTAGCCCTGCTACGGTTTTCAATACGagcaaatacattttgtgGGGTATTGAAGTCACTAGATAAATCCGTCCAAACTATGTTAATTTTTGCTACACTGTAGCATTATATAAGACCATTCAATTTAAGAAACTTAAACCGTAGCAGCTTCatatataacatttaaatagaGCTGAGATTCATTTTAGCTTAGCAACTACGACAATTGACATATGACAAGgaacaactgcaactgcaaaatTGCGCGATCTACAACAGTAAATGCTACATAAAACATGACGAGAACGGATACCACCAACACACAATTGTCTTCCATCAATTCCAGCATTATTATCGATCCGATCTTACAGACCCTTGTTGAAGTAAACACGCTTGGGCACATTGCCCTGGGTTGTCTTCTCGAGGTCCTCGTAGAGTTCGGGCTCGAAGGTGCGCATAATCGAAGTGTCCAAAGAACACTGCTGGGGAAACAGGGCGCAGGCAGTGGGCACCATAAAGCAGAGGCTAAACATTAAAGAAAAGATATATTAGCTGAAAGAACTAGTGGTCGAGGGTAAATTTACTTACAAGCACCCAACCAATAGGGTCTGGAATGGAGCATTAATCCACTTGATGCGCCTGTAGGCAGGCAGTTTCTCCAGCCTCTCCATTATCAATGGCAGCACCAGCATACCGGGCGCCGCCATCGCAATCCTGGACACAACCACCTCACCTATTCCCTTGATGGCTGCCACTCTGCTCTGGCCCACGACCTCACCCTCGCCGTTTTTCACCTCTATGCCATTGATTATCTCGTTTTGTCGCATCAGAGGAATGTTGACGAAATTGGCCGCCGCCACAGCCGCGAAGGGCACAAATCTTTGGAACAGCGGAGTCGCTTTCTTCGACCAATAGTTCTTGCATCCAATAGCAGCTACTAGGGCCGAAGTCGTGGCGGATACATAAGCCACGCCCAGCTGCGTAACGCTGGTGGGCGAATTGGCATTGCGATTCGTGTAGTTGACAACCGCGTTGAAGGACTGGTTGATGAACTGCCAAAGCACGACGGCGGGCACGGTGCGGTAGAAGGCCAACATACCACCGGTGATCAGCATGCCACCGGGTACCTGAAGATAGGCCAAAAGCACACGGCAATTAGatgaaataattataaatcgATTATAAATCGATTTAAAAAAGCTCTTAAgagaaatggagaaaaaaCAACCATATTTAAAGATGATTAATTACACTTAAAGAACAATTTACAGGacagtttataaataatgaaCATATAAAAAGTGTGCAAGTAATCATTTGCCTTTAATATTTTGGCCTTTTATGCAATTGGTCTTGATATCGTGCCTCCCCTGGTTTTTGGCAAACCATTCACAACTGTTCACGCCAGACAATTCTATTTTCAGCACCCACGTGCCAAACCCATCTCGAGACTTGCCTGAAAACTCATGCGACCACAAAAGTTCTGCAGCTCGCCAGTATCCGGATGAAAGGCCGAGTTGTATAGCTTCATGTTGTAGTGCACCTCCTCCGGCTTCAACTGCGGCGACTGCTCGCCTTTCCGGTAGCGTTCCACCATGGTTTTGGCTTCCAGCAGGCGATCGCTGGAGAGGACTACGGTCCGGGGATCCGTCATCCAGGCGAAGTACTGGAAGCGCCCCGCGAAGGTGCTGAGATCGAAGAGCGGCTTGTCCACATCGATAAGGGCTAGGGTTAAAGATTGGTTGGGTCAGTGGGCAAGACTATTCGTATCCTATGGGCTCTCACAAATATCATACACTTTCCAGATTTATTACGACCGGGGTTTTAGATGATGGTAATATTTAAAGTTTGGGTTTGTCTTGAAGGAAGT from Drosophila yakuba strain Tai18E2 chromosome 3L, Prin_Dyak_Tai18E2_2.1, whole genome shotgun sequence carries:
- the LOC6534989 gene encoding sideroflexin-2, with product MSQVSTLIDVDKPLFDLSTFAGRFQYFAWMTDPRTVVLSSDRLLEAKTMVERYRKGEQSPQLKPEEVHYNMKLYNSAFHPDTGELQNFCGRMSFQVPGGMLITGGMLAFYRTVPAVVLWQFINQSFNAVVNYTNRNANSPTSVTQLGVAYVSATTSALVAAIGCKNYWSKKATPLFQRFVPFAAVAAANFVNIPLMRQNEIINGIEVKNGEGEVVGQSRVAAIKGIGEVVVSRIAMAAPGMLVLPLIMERLEKLPAYRRIKWINAPFQTLLVGCFLCFMVPTACALFPQQCSLDTSIMRTFEPELYEDLEKTTQGNVPKRVYFNKGL